One Hordeum vulgare subsp. vulgare chromosome 4H, MorexV3_pseudomolecules_assembly, whole genome shotgun sequence DNA window includes the following coding sequences:
- the LOC123449088 gene encoding splicing factor 3A subunit 2, translating into MDREWGSKPGSGGAATAQNEAIDRRERLRRLALETIDLAKDPYFMRNHLGSYECKLCLTLHNNEGNYLAHTQGKRHQTNLAKRAAREAKDAPAQPQPNKRKLAPRKSVKIGRPGYTVTKQYDPDTKQHSFLFEIEYPEIEDNSKPRHRFMASYEQKIQSWDKRYQYLLFAAEPYEVIGFKIPSTEIDKSTDKFFSYWDPDKKSYILQLYFKPRPPEINRQPAAPGTVPNGTGGPPGAPPRPPSHPQALPPPPPNAPMGMPPRIPPPPMSGLQPPPPPPPLANGPPRSIPPPPPSGGPLANFTPGAPPPRPPMHGYPGPQQ; encoded by the exons ATGGATCGCGAGTGGGGCTCCAAGCCCGGCAGCGGCGGCGCCGCCACCGCGCAGAATGAGGCCATCGACCGGCGGGAGCGCCTGCGCCGCCTCGCGCTCGAGACGATCGACCTAGCCAAGGACCCCTACTTCATGCGAAACCATCTCGGCAG CTACGAGTGCAAGCTGTGCCTGACGCTCCACAACAACGAGGGGAACTACCTCGCGCACACGCAGGGGAAGCGGCACCAGACCAACCTCGCCAAGCGTGCCGCCCGCGAGGCCAAGGACGCGCCCGCGCAGCCCCAGCCAAACAAGCGCAAGCTCGCGCCCCGCAAGTCTG TTAAGATTGGCAGACCTGGATATACAGTAACTAAACAGTATGATCCTGACACGAAGCAACACTCGTTTCTCTTTGAG ATTGAGTACCCTGAAATCGAAGATAATAGCAAGCCAAGGCACCGTTTCATGGCATCATATGAACAG AAAATCCAATCTTGGGATAAGAGGTATCAATATCTACTTTTTGCAGCGGAGCCCTATGAAGTCATTGGCTTTAAG ATACCAAGCACAGAGATTGACAAATCGACAGACAAGTTTTTCTCATACTGGGATCCGGACAAGAAATCGTACATT CTGCAACTATACTTCAAGCCAAGACCGCCGGAGATCAATAGACAACCAGCAGCTCCTGGGACTGTTCCAAATGGAACAGGAGGCCCTCCTGGTGCTCCACCAAGGCCACCGTCCCATCCACAGGCTCTGCCACCACCTCCACCGAATGCACCTATGGGAATGCCCCCTAGGATCCCGCCACCACCAATGAGCGGTCTTCAACCTCCACCCCCTCCACCTCCGCTTGCAAATGGTCCTCCACGTTCAATaccacctccacctccttctgGTGGTCCATTGGCTAACTTTACTCCTGGAGCGCCTCCGCCACGCCCTCCGATGCATGGCTACCCTGGACCTCAACAGTAG